Below is a genomic region from Vitis riparia cultivar Riparia Gloire de Montpellier isolate 1030 chromosome 5, EGFV_Vit.rip_1.0, whole genome shotgun sequence.
ACATAATTCCAGAAGCTAACTCACTTGTCAATGAAAGGCCCAAACCCAAGCTCCAATCACCCAACTCTTCAACTCTTGGAAAAATGCAAAACCTTGGACACCCTAAAGCAAGTCCATGCTCATATGATCACAACCGGCCTCATTTTTCACACCTACCCTCTCAGTAGAATCCTCCTGATCTCCTCCACCTTAGTCTTCACCCATGCACTCTCCATCTTTAACCATATCCCAAACCCAACCATCTTCCTCTACAACACCCTCATTTCCTCACTTGCCAACATCAAGCCCCACACCCACATCGCCTTCTCTCTCTACTCTAGAGTTCTAACTCACACAACCCTTAAACCCAACGGCTTCACCTTCCCTTCTCTCTTCAAGGCTTGTGGATCTCAGCCATGGCTCCGCCATGGTAGAGCCCTCCACACCCATGTCTTGAAATTCCTCGAGCCCACCTGTGACCCCTTTGTTCAAGCTGCCTTGCTCAATTACTATGCCAAGTGTGGCAAGGTGGGTGCCTGTAGATatctttttaatcaaatcaGCAAACCAGATTTGGCTTCTTGGAACTCCATTTTAAGCGCTTATGTGCATAATTCTGGTGCTATTTGTGAGGACGTTAGTTTGTCATTAGAGGTGTTGACTTTATTCATTGAGATGCAAAAATCTCTTATCAAGGCTAATGAAGTCACTCTGGTAGCTTTGATTAGCGCCTGTGCTGAATTGGGTGCACTCAGTCAAGGTGCATGGGTACATGTCTACGTATTAAAGCACAATCTTAAGCTAAATCACTTTGTAGGGACTGCTTTAATTGATATGTATTCAAAATGCGGGTGTCTAGATTTAGCATGTCAACTGTTTGATCAATTACCCCACAGGGACACGTTATGTTACAATGCGATGATCGGAGGGTTTGCAATTCATGGTTATGGGCATCAAGCACTTGACCTTTTCAAGAAAATGACACTTGAGGGTTTGGCTCCTGACGATGTAACTCTAGTAGTCACAATGTGTAGT
It encodes:
- the LOC117914201 gene encoding pentatricopeptide repeat-containing protein At5g43790, translated to MKGPNPSSNHPTLQLLEKCKTLDTLKQVHAHMITTGLIFHTYPLSRILLISSTLVFTHALSIFNHIPNPTIFLYNTLISSLANIKPHTHIAFSLYSRVLTHTTLKPNGFTFPSLFKACGSQPWLRHGRALHTHVLKFLEPTCDPFVQAALLNYYAKCGKVGACRYLFNQISKPDLASWNSILSAYVHNSGAICEDVSLSLEVLTLFIEMQKSLIKANEVTLVALISACAELGALSQGAWVHVYVLKHNLKLNHFVGTALIDMYSKCGCLDLACQLFDQLPHRDTLCYNAMIGGFAIHGYGHQALDLFKKMTLEGLAPDDVTLVVTMCSCSHVGLVEEGCEVFESMKEVYGVEPKLEHYGCLVDLLGRAGRLREAEERVLNMPMKPNAVLWRSLLGAARVHGNLEIGEVVLKHLIQLEPETSGNYVLLSNMYASINRWDNVKRVRKLMKDHGINKVPGSSLVEVGGAMHEFLMGDKTHPRSKEIYLKLEEMSRRLHEYGHKPRTLEVLFDIEEEEKEDALSYHSERLAIAFALIASHPYAPIRIIKNLRVCGDCHTSSKLISKIYEREIIVRDRNRFHHFKEGACSCSDYW